The DNA segment CCTGACGCCGGTTTGCAGCCCCGCGTACCTCGAAGAACACCCGATTTCGTGTGTTGCGGATCTTGCCGGCAAGACCTTGCTGCACTCCACCGTGCGAGCGCACGATTGGCAGCAGTGGAACGAGAAGCACGGCAACCCCTCGATCGATCCTTTCTCCGGCTTCAAATATGCGAGCTCGGCCCTCGCCTACCAGGCGTCCATGGAAGGCCACGGGATCGCCATCGCGCAATTGGGGTTGATCCAGTCGGATCTTGCAGCCGGGCGGCTGGTCAGGCCTTTGCCCGAGGTCCTCAACATGGGCGATTTCACCTATTACCTGGTCTATCCCAAGAACCGGACGCGCAATCCCTCGTTTCGCAAGTTTCGGGAATGGCTCGAGGCTGAAATCGCGTCGACGCACGCGACCGACGAGAAATAATCGGTTTGCCGCACCGCTGCGATGATAGCGGTGCGGCAAGCCTTTCCTAAATTCAGTACTTGTCCAGGTCTTCGGAAAAGACGACCGGTCCATCGTAATATTGCGAAATCAGCTTGCGATAGGCGATCTCATCGTCCGGCGTCACGGTTCCGGGCACGATGTGCGTCAGAGCTACGGCCTTCACGCCAGCAGCCTTCGCGAGTTTGCCGACTTCCTCATAAGGCATGTGCTGCGTTTCCTGATGTTCGATGAGGTGCTGCATCGTCTGCGGATCGATGTCGGGACGCAGCTGCTTCATCATCGCGACAATCTTCGGCACGTCGATGACCTCTGAAACAAGCAGGTCTGCGCCTTTTGCAAGCCGTTCGACATTGGTGCTAGGGCCGGTATCACCGGTATAGACGATCGACCGGTCAGGTAGGTCGAAGCGCAAGGCCAGCGACTTGTACTTGCGATCCTGCTCGCTACCGGGAGCGAAAGTGTAGTGGGTATTCTGCGCCGCAGTGACCTTCGCATCACCGATCGTAACGACTGAACCATCGGTGATCTCGACGACCTTGATCGTGTCGCGCGGATCTGCAACCTTTTCACCGGGAACGCCGAAGCCGGCGGCGGCAAAGGGCTTCATG comes from the Novosphingobium pentaromativorans US6-1 genome and includes:
- a CDS encoding MBL fold metallo-hydrolase — its product is MTLSSNGWCSTFVTLGTQGGPLSRPDRSQPANALVLDDGSIILVDTGDGAAQQMAKAGLPLDKVRAVFLSHMHFDHTAGAMGILSLHYQSNFPEVITVYGPPGTVDFVNGLLEAMKPFAAAGFGVPGEKVADPRDTIKVVEITDGSVVTIGDAKVTAAQNTHYTFAPGSEQDRKYKSLALRFDLPDRSIVYTGDTGPSTNVERLAKGADLLVSEVIDVPKIVAMMKQLRPDIDPQTMQHLIEHQETQHMPYEEVGKLAKAAGVKAVALTHIVPGTVTPDDEIAYRKLISQYYDGPVVFSEDLDKY